The Tolypothrix sp. PCC 7712 region AATAGCTTCTAAATTAGCCATTACCTGCTCAGTTTGCTTTTTCACATCATCAGTATAGACAACCTGACCGATGCGAGGATCGATCGCAATTTGTCCAGCTACAAACACCATTTGACCAGAAGCTGCGATCGCTTGATTATATGGCCCCACTGGTTCAGGTGCATTATCAGTACGAATAACTTGACGTGTCATAGATACTACTTTTTCCCAAGATGCTTTTTGCTTACCGACTTCCACCTCACAGGCGATCGGCTTGTAAACCTCTCCATCAGGCATTATCGCATCAGTTAGGTCAGCATCTTTAAAGCTAGCTCCGTAGACATGAGCAGAAGTCAAATCAGCCTTCTTGAGGCTTGCTCTACTGAGACTTGCTTTCATCAAATCAGCTTGTTGTAAATCTGCTCTCTCTAAATTTGTTCCTTGTAGACAAGCTTTTCTAAGATTTGTACCTCTTAGATTTGCCGCACCCAGATCAGCCTCAGCTAGATTTATGCCAGATAAATCCTTTTGAGTGAAATTAACACCCCGAATCTTGGCTCTTTCGAGATTAGCATTTTTGAGTATTGCGCTATTGAGGTTTGCTTGACTTAAATCAGCTCCACTCAAGTTAGCCCCAGTAAAATTAGTACCACCCAGGTTTGCTCTCACAAGATTTGCTTTTCTCAATGAGGCTTGAGTTAGATTAGCAGATTCTAAATTAGAATCACTAAGATTGGCATTATCCAAGCTGGCATTACTGAATTTAGACCTATTGATGCTTGCTCCACGCAAATCAGCACCTGTCAAGGATGCCCTAGTAAGGTTAGTGTCATAAAGCAATGCCTTGCTGAGATTGGCATCATTCAAATTCGCTCCTGTCAAATCTGCACTTTTTAGGTCTATCTCACTCAGGTTTGCACCTTTGAGGTCTACCCCTCTTAAATTTACTGAATGAAATTCCCGTTGACCGTCCGCATATCTCTTTAAAAGTTCTTCAGCATCCATAATGCGCCCTTAAATACCTCTGACACAGTATAATCTCGATACTTTTGCATCAAAGGTATTTATCTCTGTTCCTCTTCTTAGCGCCCTTTGCGCCTTTGCGGTTCGTTCCCCTAACCCAACCTCGGACGTAACCCATAATGCCGATATTGCAAGTAATCACGCAAAATGCGATCGTGGTCAAAACACAGATTACCAGGCACAAGCCACGACTCAAAAATGCCAATATTCTTAGCATCATCCCCAGCTTTGGGCTGTCCTTTCGCTGTCGCCAAAAATACAACGCTCATAGTATGCTGACGCGGATCGCGGTTGGGGTCAGAATAGACTAAAAATTGCTCCACCAACTCGATTTTTAAACCCGTTTCCTCTTCAGCTTCCCGCCTCGCTGCTGTTTCCACAGATTCACCATAATCTACAAAACCACCAGGAAGCGCCCAACCTAGAGGCGGATTATGTCTTTCAATTAATACTATAGGTAGATGAGGTTGATCGATTAATTCAATAATTACATCCACAGTCGGAGCGGGATTACGGTAATTCATAGGCAATATTAAGTATTAAGTAGTAATTATGAGCTTTTATAGGGATTTATTACATTCTGTACTTATCCCTCCATTGGTAGCTTCTAAACCAGTCCCTACCGTGATAGATTCGATGCGTAGGCGTAGCCCGTCGTAGACATCCCCTCCTCAAACATCATCAGGTTAAATATGCCTTTTCCCAGATCCAGCGGCATTTTGCTGCATCCAACTTCATTTCCCAGCCGATTTGGCATTGGGGATTTAGGCTTAGAAGCTTACCGTTTTATTGATTTTCTCAAAGATAGCTACCAACAATACTGGCAAGTTCTACCTTTGGGCCCTACTGGGTATGGCAATTCGCCTTATATGTCTTACTCAGCAATGGCGGGAAATCCCTTGCTGATTAGCCCAGAACAACTGCTCAAGGATGACCTACTCACAGAGGAAGACTTTGCTAATTTACCAGGATTTCCGGCAAACAAAGTAGATTTCGAGCAGATTGTACCAATTAAAAATTCTTTACTGCAAAAGGCTTGCGAGAACTTTCACACCAAGGCAACATCGACGCAGCAGAAAAAATTTGCCGAATTTTGCGATCGCAAAGCTTATTGGCTAGATGATTATGCCTTATTTATGGCGCTCAAAGATACTCAAAATGGTGCCAGTTGGCATACCTGGGAACCTGAAGTTGCCAAGCGTCAACCAGAAGCACTGGATCGGGTAAGGCGACAACTGACTCAGGAGATTTTTTATTATAAATTCATCCAATATGAGTTCTTCCAGCAGTGGTCAGAACTCAAAACCTATGCAAATAAACACGGTATAGATATTATTGGTGATATTCCGATTTACGTTGCCCATGATAGTGCTGATGTCTGGGCAAATCCTGATATCTTTGCTTTAGATGAAGAAACTGGCGAAGCCTCGCAAATGGCAGGTGTACCACCAGATTACTTTAGCGCCACAGGTCAATTGTGGGGTAACCCAGTATACAACTGGGAAGAATTACAAAAGCAAGACTTTAAGTGGTGGTTGCAGCGCTTTGAAGCGATGCTAGATTATGTAGATATTATTCGGATTGACCATTTCCGAGGATTTGAAGCTTATTGGTCTGTACCTCAAGGTGAAGAAACTGCCATTAATGGTGAATGGATAGAAGCGCCAGGAGGAGCTTTTTTTGAAACTATTCGCCAAAAATTAGGCAAACTTCCAGTCTTGGCAGAAGATTTAGGCGTAATTACACCAGAGGTAGAAGCATTACGGGACAAGTTTGAATTTCCAGGAATGAAAGTTTTACAATTTGCCTTTGGTTCCGATCCTGGTAATCCATTTTTACCCTTTAATTACCCACGTAATGCTGTAGTTTATACCGGAACCCACGATAATGACACTACTATCGGTTGGTTCAATAAAGCTGGCGACTGGGAAAAGGAAAACTTATTGCTTTATTTAGGTTGTGTCAGTCCTGACGGTATCCACTGGGATTTAATTAGACTCGCTTTAAGTTCCATTGCCAATCAAGCAATTCTTCCCTTACAAGATATTTTGGGATTAGGCGGAGAAGCACGGATGAATTTCCCCAGTGTTGCTGAGGGGAACTGGGAGTGGCGCTACCAAGAAAACGCTTTAACTAAGGAATTAAGCCACAAACTCAAACGTCTCACCACTTTATATGGACGTGCGCCTAAAGAGTCTTCCTGATTAGTGCTGAGTGGTGAGTCCTGAGTAATGAGTTTTGAATACATAAACTAAAGGGGCACAAGCGTTGCTTGTGCCCCAAAAATCGATGTGAATAAGTTGCTAATTATCATTTTCAGACTAGTAATGTTTAATTTGTAATAGGTAATAGTTAAAAATTTTTTCGCAATTACTAATTACCAATTACCAATTACCAATTACCAAATCCCAACCTTTTATCTACATAATTAACAACTTGGTTGAGTACTCTTCAAAATCTAGTTTTAGCCGCAATTTTGATTTCCTCTACCTTTCCTGGCTCTCCCATTTCCTTAGGTTGCTCCTGATTAACGCTCATCAGTACACCACCAGCATTATCAGTTTTCACTGTTAATTGCTCTTGAGCTTTCCAAGTCCGATGAGTTCCTTGTGGTAGCGTACCTTCAAATTGTGTTTTGCCATCAGCTACCACACGAATCCAAGATGAGGATTTCAAAATTACACCAATCTGCACTGGCTGACCATCTTTGGCACTCAGGAGAGTATTGCTAAATGGTTTAATCTCCAGGGGCTTTGTTGATTGAGCTGGTTGTGCGAAAGACTCTTTTTGAGCGTTGGTTGGGTTAGTTTGGCTAGTACTTGCTTGTAAAGCAGCGTTATTCAGTATTTGAGATAAGCCACTCACAGAACAAACAATCACAAATATATAAAGTAAGTAAAGATGCAGAGGACGCAATTGGTTAATGGGCTTATTTGTCCAAGTAGAAGTAGAACTTACCTGTTGATAAACAATCGGAAAAGTGCTAGAAAATTCTACGCCGTTAAAGCCCAATGCATCAGCAAATTGCCTAATCAATCCTTGAATATAAATTGGTTCTGGCAGCTCGTTTAAATTACCTTCTTCAATAGCCTGTAACAGCCGCTTAGGAATTCTAGTCATCACAACTACTTCCTCTAGCGATAAACCCTGTTCTTGACGAGAAGCCCAAAGTTGCGCGCCAATTTCTGCTAACTTTTCAGCTCTTTGTTGCTCTACTGAAAGGGTTTGCGGCTGATTATTCTTTCTTCTGAACCATGTCATGGTTGATTACACTCCTTAACTCAGCTGAATCCTTAATAGGTGTGTGCTTAATTTGCTGTTGCAAAAAGCGCATCTCATCATCTTTTAGGGAACGATAGTTACCCGGTTTTAAATAGGGTTGTTTGGATCTTTGTAATTGAATCGGGCCAATAGCAGTCCGATGTAGTTCAATCACCGGGTAGCCTAATTGTTCGGCTATACGGCGAATCTGGCGGTTGCGTCCCTCCTTTAACACAATTTCTAATCTACTGTTAGTAGAAAAACTTTCTATTAGGCGTACCTGGGCTGGTCGTGTTTTTCTCCCTTCTAAAACCACACCTTGTCGCCATATCTGTAAAACTACTTCCGATGGATGTCCCTTAACCAATACACTATAAGTTTTCGGGACACTATGGCTAGGATGGGTGAGAGAAAATGTCAGTTCGCCATCGTTAGTAAGTAATAATGCTCCTGTAGAATCTGTATCTAAACGCCCTACAGGGTGAATACCTGATCCCTGGCGTAATTCTTTTGGTAGTAAATCTAAAACAGTTGTTCTTCCCTGAGGATCGTAGCAAGTGGAAACTACTCCAGCAGGTTTATTCAGCAATAAATATGTTAAAGACGGACGTTGCTTAGTAACTACGGGCTTACCGTCAACTGTAATTTGGTCAGTTTGGGGGTTAACTTTTTGACCTAAATGTGCCAATACTCCATTGATCCGCACGCGCGATCGCCGAATCATTTCTTCAGCTTCACGCCGTGAGGCAATACCCCATTGGGCAAGAATTTTTTGTAACCGTACCTCCATGTGGAATTTGCTTATTCTCTCGCTAACATTTAAATCATAATATTTGCATTTTGTTGTTAATAGCCATAAATGTTACATTTAAGGCTTGTTTAACTTCAGCCAATTGTAGAGTTTTCACCCATAAACACAGGAGTTGAATGCCAGAGCAGAATTCAGACCCCAAAAGTAACGGCAAAATCCGCGTAATTACCAATATGCTGAAAACCGCACTTAAGCTGTGGTTGAAAGCACAGGTAACTCAAGTATCGCAAATCGAAGTGGAAATTAAAGCAAGCGATCGCCAACTTCTCTCGGGAAAGATTCCTTGGGTATCGATTTTTGCTAGTCATGCCGTTTACCGAGGTCTCCATATAGGAAAAATTCAACTAGTGGCAGAAAACATACAAGTCAACATCGGCTCAGTCATCAAGGGCAAGCCGCTACGATTGTTAGAGACAGTACCAGTTTTTGGTGAACTGAGTATGGAAGAACAGGATCTCAATCAATCTCTGTCTTCGGAGTTATTAGCAACGGCTTTAAATGATGTACTGGTTAAACTTTTACCAGAACACTGCACAAAAACCAAGTCTACTACTTGGCAAGAAATTATCCTGGATACCAATCAAATTATACTGAGTGGCATTCTAGCATCCGAAGGGGAATCTACGCCCGTGAAGATTTTTCTGGGCTTACAGTTGATCAACGCTCAGGAGTTGCAACTAGCACCCATCCAAATCCAGTACGACATGGTAGTGCAAACAGAAAGTAATCAAGAACACAATATTGATCTTGGCCCAGAGGTAGATATCCAAGAACTCACGCTGATCCCCGGTAAGTTAGTATGTCGCGGGCGAATTAACGTTAACCCCTGATGATTAATAATCAAAAACTCAAGAGACTTAGTATTTATAATAATTTATAATTCTCATGCCAAAGTTCGTGGAAATCACTGAAATTGGCATTAGTTATCATCTACGAGATAATGCTGAGTAATGAGTAATGAGTAATGAGTAATGAGTAATGAGTAATGAGTAATGAGTAATGAGTAATGAGTAGTATAGGAGAGAAGGGGATCGGGAAGCACAAGGTAGAGGAAAAGCAGAAAAATCACTATTACCCATTACCAATTAACCATTCCCCATTACCCCTGATTAACTCTCCGTAATTAGCGGTAACAACAAAGTGAGAAAATAATAAACTAGGGGAGCGGTAAAAATATAGCTATCTGTACGATCCAAAATTCCACCATGTCCGGGGATTAACTGTCCTGAATCCTTCACTCCAGCATCACGCTTTAGGGCAGATTCAATCAGATCACCTAACAAACTGGCAATACCAATCAATAGCCCCAATGCTAGACCAGTATAGAGCGCTCTGGGTAAGTGAAGATAATAAGCACCAGCAAGACCTATGGCAACGCTAGCACTGATCCCAAAGACGGCTCCTTCCACTGTTTTTTTGGGGCTAATATCGGATAAACGGGTTTTGCCGAAGAATTTACCAATAGTATAAGCACCGATATCAGCTGCCCAAATACAAAGAAAGGTTAGCACTGTTGCTGTTAAACCTTGCGGTAGTAATGCAAGATTTCTTTGGTCTAGGATATCTGTCCAACCTGTAGGCCAATAACCTCCTAACGGTATATTACTCAGGGCAGCACTACCAAGCGATCGCAACCGCACCCAGTAACTTGGTAAGTAACCTACATAAAATAGCCCCATAATTGATGCTGATATATCAGCAATCGTCGCCATTTTGGGTTGAAACAATAGATAAAAACAAATAAATGTCCCAGCTATTGGCATCACCGCATCAGCTAACCCCCCATCCAAGGTACAAATTGCCAGTAAGATGAGGCTGACAGACATGGTGGTTTTAGCTGCGGGAGCTATGCCTCTGGCTCGCACCAAATTAAAATATTCCTGTTGTCCTAAAAAGACCACAATAGCAATCACAATGGTAAAGTACCAACCCCCCAACAGGGTTGCAAACAGAGCCAGTGCGATCGCCACAATTCCACTAATAATCCGAGACCAAGGCATAGCAATAAAGAATGAAAGAATAAGGATGTACCCCTCCGAAGAAGCAAGCTACGCGTAGCGTCTTTGCAGGAGAAGGATGAAGTTGTAAATATCAGGTTTTATGTATGAATTGCCGCATTTTCAGTAATTTAGTTGTTTAACTTGATTTTTCATACTTTAGCCTTCATCCTTCGGATTTAGTCTAGTTTCTCACCACTAAGGATAAATATAGGATCAACGGCGGTAAAGGTTTGAGAAAAGCCGCGCATTTCTAAGCGATTCACCGAAGATTGCACAACTTCAATATTGCGAGCTCTTAATTGAGAAAAAGTCTGAGAAATAGCATATAGATTTTCTAGATTAGCAGCTGTGGCCACCACTCTCCCTGTTGGTGGTAGATAATTCCACACAGCTTGCAAAATTTCTTGAATGGCCTTTCCCCCTTCAATGCAAACACGGTGAGGGGTAACTTTAATATCCTGCAAACAATCCGGCGCGCTACCTTCAATCACTTCGACATTTTTGACTTCAAAGCGATCGCAGTTACGGCGGATGAGGTTAGCTACTTCTTCATCCCGTTCGACAGCGATAATTTTGCCACCAGGGCATAAAAGTCCCACTTCTACAGGAATTGTACCTGTACCTGCACCAATATCCCATAACACTGAATCTGCTTGCAGTCGTAGTTGAGCAATCAGCAATAGCCTAACTTCGCGTTGGCTTAAGGGGATTCCAGGTAAGTACTCGAACAACTCATCGGGAATACCAGGGGTAATATAAGGCCATATTTGGGAGGACATAAAATTACATATTTATACTAAAGATATCAGCTTGTCTGTTTTGAGTGGTCGTAGGCTATCAAAAGCTTTTAGACGTAGCGTTATCAGTAATCATCATGACTCAGAAAATATTAAGCGATCGCTACGAAGTTCAACAGGAATTAGGAAAAAAGTCTGGGCGGCGGACGCTATTAGCCCGTGATTTGGTAACTCAAGAACTTGTAGTTGTGAAGTTACTTTCCTTTGGTGGTGACTTTGAATGGGATGATCTCAAGCTGTTTGAGCGAGAAGCTGAAACTTTAAAATCTTTATCGCATCCCTTTATTCCTCGCTATTTAGATTATTTTGAGCTAAATACACCTACTATTAATGGATTTGCTCTAGTACAAACTTATATCTCAGCACAAACTTTAGAGCAATATTTAAAAGCTGGGCAGATATTTACAGAAGCAGAAGTTAAGCAGATAGCCAAAGCGCTTTTAGAAATTCTCTGTTACTTGCATGGACTACATCCACCCGTAATTCACCGTGATATTAAGCCCAGCAATATTTTATTAGGCGATCGCTCTGGTAATAGCGTCGGTCAAGTTTATTTGGTGGATTTTGGCTCAGTACAAACTGTTTTGGCGACTGAAGGCTCTACTCGTACTATAGTGGGAACCTACGGTTATATGCCACCAGAACAATTTGGTGGGCGTACTGTCCCAGCTTCGGATCTTTACAGTTTAGGGGCGACATTAATTTATTTGGTAACGGGTATCCAGCCAGCAGATTTACCCCAAAAAGATTTTCGCATTCAGTTTGAGCAAGCAGCGAATCTCAGCCCCAGCTTCACTAATTGGTTGCAATGGTTAATTGAACCTAACTTAGAAAAGCGTGCTAGTTCTGCCTTAGAAGCGCTCAAAGCCTTAGAAAAACCGGAAATTCCCCATGCTTTGGCTTTAACTACTGCGAAACCACCTGGGAGCAAAATTCAACTAACTAAACATCGAGATGCCTTAGAAATTATTATTCCGCCTACTGGCTGGCAACCATCAATGATCTTCTTAGGTACGTTTGCGATCGCCTGGAATTCATTTATTCTCTTTTGGACAATTAACGCACTCGCCGCCCCTTTTCCTGTCAACCTCCCCTTTGCTTTGTTCTCTCTGCCTTTTTGGGGTGCAGGCGGCTTGATGATGTATGGTTTTATATTTAGCCTTTGGGGAAGCATCCGCTTACACCTTGATCGGCAAAAAATTACTTTAACTTACAATTTATTAGGATTTAAATCCCATCGCCCTCAGCCATCACCCAGAGAAAATATTACTAAGTTAGTTTATACGCCGCAGCATTTTACTAAAGACTCAGAAGGTACCCGCACTCAAGTTCCTGCTCAATTAGATATCTGGGCTGGTGTCCAAAAATATCAAATTGGCGGTAACGATAGTATTAAATCGGATGCAGAACTAGAATGGTTAGCCCATGAATTAAGCGATTGGTTAGGCATAGAAATTAGTAAACAATAGGAAATTATTTTCTGCTGAAACCCCATCCTGCTTATACCAGAACTCGAACAAAAACTCCTTCAGCTTTCTCCCAACCAGAAACTGTATATTATCCAAATTTTGGTTCAAAGCCTGACTACAAATAACACTAACCCAGAGCAACCAAGCAAACTCTCAGAATTTTTCCGCCAATCCCCTTTTGCTGAAGTGATTAAAGAAATCGACATCTAAAACAAATAATCTAAACCTTAATTTATGGCTCTAATAAGTGAATTTCTACAAGCGGAGTTATTACTTTTCCAACCCAGATATTGTTTATTTTTGTTGATTCATTCCACTGATAAAAATCTTTGATACTTTCATGAGATTCATTATATTTAAACCGAAATTGATATATTCCCGGATACAGTGGACGGAAAATATAAATATCTTCAGATGGAAATGGTATATTCAACGTCAACTTGCGTTCACGCTTTTTCTTTCGGTTTTGTATCCAAAAAAGAAAGCTATCACGATAAAAAGTTACTGCCTCTCCTGGAATTAGTAGTACATAATCAGATTCAATTCGTTTACTAAGTCGTTCAGAGTGTAAACCTGTTAACATGACTTGACCGTCTGGTGCGATCATTTCTGGAAACATCGAATAAAAATGGTATGGGAAGTATAAGGGTGTTTGTCTATTATTGATAATCCGAATACCAAGCCTTACAAGAGTATAAACACCACGCTTTACTTCTGGAATGGTTAATTCCCTATCTGATACTACAGTTTCAAACGTAACGTTATCCACTTCAACAGTCTTAATCTTATTCGATTCAAAAAATGTCATGTTAGCTTTTTAATTCCAGACTGAAATAAAAGCAATTCTATAGTTTTATAAGAATTTACGCTTGTTATATAAATGATAGGAAAAATATATCTTTAGTATTGTCCATAAATAGTGCGAGTTTATTAGATGAGATTGAGGCTAAACAATATTTCTTCTCCACCTACCCAACTACTCTCATCTCTTACTACTCTATGATTTAATTAAGTATCCTTGAGAGGAAGCCTATATGTTATTTGGACTTGGATGGCCAGAAGTTGCCATTATTGTGATAGTCGCTGTGGTAATTTTTGGCCCCAAAAAAATCCCCGAATTGGGAAGTGCGCTGGGTAAAACTCTACGGGGTTTTAAGGAGGAAATTAAAGGTTCTAGTGCGGATAATAACTCAGACCAAGACCAGTAATCGGCAAAATTGGCAGCATAGCAAAGGTCAATGGTAGAGATACGAGCGATCGCATCTCTACTATTGACTAAAGCAGCGTGTTGATGATCGAAGAAGCCACACCATTTTGAGAATCTACAACAGTTGCGGGTGTATTTGATTGCTGTGTTTCTTCTTTGACTACGCCACGTGCGCGAATTAACTTAATAGCGCGGCTGACGCTTTCTGGTAAAACCACAACCAGACTATTTTCCGGAGCCATATCTAAGGCTTTATTAATGGCTTGGGTTTCATCGAGAATTGATTCAAAACGGCAATTCGGTTTAACTTGGGTAATGCCTTTAGTAATCAACTCTGAGGCAGAACCTCTGGGACGGCCCCTGGTATCATCATCTTCTTTGACAATGATGTAATCAAAAATATCGGCTGCTAATCTGCCCAAGGTAACAAAATCTTCGTCACGGCGATCGCCAGGGCCCCCAACTACACCAATGCGCTGTCCAGAAGTCCAGTTGCGGACGAAAGCACCCACAGCTTCGTAACTAGCTGGGTTGTGAGCATAGTCTACCA contains the following coding sequences:
- a CDS encoding Rid family detoxifying hydrolase; this encodes MDAEELLKRYADGQREFHSVNLRGVDLKGANLSEIDLKSADLTGANLNDANLSKALLYDTNLTRASLTGADLRGASINRSKFSNASLDNANLSDSNLESANLTQASLRKANLVRANLGGTNFTGANLSGADLSQANLNSAILKNANLERAKIRGVNFTQKDLSGINLAEADLGAANLRGTNLRKACLQGTNLERADLQQADLMKASLSRASLKKADLTSAHVYGASFKDADLTDAIMPDGEVYKPIACEVEVGKQKASWEKVVSMTRQVIRTDNAPEPVGPYNQAIAASGQMVFVAGQIAIDPRIGQVVYTDDVKKQTEQVMANLEAILTAAGATFANVVKTTVFLADMNDFATVNAIYAKYFPEDTAPARACVEVSRLPKDVLVEIDCIAVI
- a CDS encoding NUDIX domain-containing protein, giving the protein MNYRNPAPTVDVIIELIDQPHLPIVLIERHNPPLGWALPGGFVDYGESVETAARREAEEETGLKIELVEQFLVYSDPNRDPRQHTMSVVFLATAKGQPKAGDDAKNIGIFESWLVPGNLCFDHDRILRDYLQYRHYGLRPRLG
- the malQ gene encoding 4-alpha-glucanotransferase — encoded protein: MPFPRSSGILLHPTSFPSRFGIGDLGLEAYRFIDFLKDSYQQYWQVLPLGPTGYGNSPYMSYSAMAGNPLLISPEQLLKDDLLTEEDFANLPGFPANKVDFEQIVPIKNSLLQKACENFHTKATSTQQKKFAEFCDRKAYWLDDYALFMALKDTQNGASWHTWEPEVAKRQPEALDRVRRQLTQEIFYYKFIQYEFFQQWSELKTYANKHGIDIIGDIPIYVAHDSADVWANPDIFALDEETGEASQMAGVPPDYFSATGQLWGNPVYNWEELQKQDFKWWLQRFEAMLDYVDIIRIDHFRGFEAYWSVPQGEETAINGEWIEAPGGAFFETIRQKLGKLPVLAEDLGVITPEVEALRDKFEFPGMKVLQFAFGSDPGNPFLPFNYPRNAVVYTGTHDNDTTIGWFNKAGDWEKENLLLYLGCVSPDGIHWDLIRLALSSIANQAILPLQDILGLGGEARMNFPSVAEGNWEWRYQENALTKELSHKLKRLTTLYGRAPKESS
- a CDS encoding helix-turn-helix domain-containing protein; protein product: MTWFRRKNNQPQTLSVEQQRAEKLAEIGAQLWASRQEQGLSLEEVVVMTRIPKRLLQAIEEGNLNELPEPIYIQGLIRQFADALGFNGVEFSSTFPIVYQQVSSTSTWTNKPINQLRPLHLYLLYIFVIVCSVSGLSQILNNAALQASTSQTNPTNAQKESFAQPAQSTKPLEIKPFSNTLLSAKDGQPVQIGVILKSSSWIRVVADGKTQFEGTLPQGTHRTWKAQEQLTVKTDNAGGVLMSVNQEQPKEMGEPGKVEEIKIAAKTRF
- a CDS encoding pseudouridine synthase, which encodes MEVRLQKILAQWGIASRREAEEMIRRSRVRINGVLAHLGQKVNPQTDQITVDGKPVVTKQRPSLTYLLLNKPAGVVSTCYDPQGRTTVLDLLPKELRQGSGIHPVGRLDTDSTGALLLTNDGELTFSLTHPSHSVPKTYSVLVKGHPSEVVLQIWRQGVVLEGRKTRPAQVRLIESFSTNSRLEIVLKEGRNRQIRRIAEQLGYPVIELHRTAIGPIQLQRSKQPYLKPGNYRSLKDDEMRFLQQQIKHTPIKDSAELRSVINHDMVQKKE
- a CDS encoding DUF2993 domain-containing protein; this translates as MPEQNSDPKSNGKIRVITNMLKTALKLWLKAQVTQVSQIEVEIKASDRQLLSGKIPWVSIFASHAVYRGLHIGKIQLVAENIQVNIGSVIKGKPLRLLETVPVFGELSMEEQDLNQSLSSELLATALNDVLVKLLPEHCTKTKSTTWQEIILDTNQIILSGILASEGESTPVKIFLGLQLINAQELQLAPIQIQYDMVVQTESNQEHNIDLGPEVDIQELTLIPGKLVCRGRINVNP
- a CDS encoding phosphatidate cytidylyltransferase, which produces MPWSRIISGIVAIALALFATLLGGWYFTIVIAIVVFLGQQEYFNLVRARGIAPAAKTTMSVSLILLAICTLDGGLADAVMPIAGTFICFYLLFQPKMATIADISASIMGLFYVGYLPSYWVRLRSLGSAALSNIPLGGYWPTGWTDILDQRNLALLPQGLTATVLTFLCIWAADIGAYTIGKFFGKTRLSDISPKKTVEGAVFGISASVAIGLAGAYYLHLPRALYTGLALGLLIGIASLLGDLIESALKRDAGVKDSGQLIPGHGGILDRTDSYIFTAPLVYYFLTLLLPLITES
- the cbiT gene encoding precorrin-6Y C5,15-methyltransferase subunit CbiT, whose amino-acid sequence is MSSQIWPYITPGIPDELFEYLPGIPLSQREVRLLLIAQLRLQADSVLWDIGAGTGTIPVEVGLLCPGGKIIAVERDEEVANLIRRNCDRFEVKNVEVIEGSAPDCLQDIKVTPHRVCIEGGKAIQEILQAVWNYLPPTGRVVATAANLENLYAISQTFSQLRARNIEVVQSSVNRLEMRGFSQTFTAVDPIFILSGEKLD
- a CDS encoding serine/threonine protein kinase, with the protein product MTQKILSDRYEVQQELGKKSGRRTLLARDLVTQELVVVKLLSFGGDFEWDDLKLFEREAETLKSLSHPFIPRYLDYFELNTPTINGFALVQTYISAQTLEQYLKAGQIFTEAEVKQIAKALLEILCYLHGLHPPVIHRDIKPSNILLGDRSGNSVGQVYLVDFGSVQTVLATEGSTRTIVGTYGYMPPEQFGGRTVPASDLYSLGATLIYLVTGIQPADLPQKDFRIQFEQAANLSPSFTNWLQWLIEPNLEKRASSALEALKALEKPEIPHALALTTAKPPGSKIQLTKHRDALEIIIPPTGWQPSMIFLGTFAIAWNSFILFWTINALAAPFPVNLPFALFSLPFWGAGGLMMYGFIFSLWGSIRLHLDRQKITLTYNLLGFKSHRPQPSPRENITKLVYTPQHFTKDSEGTRTQVPAQLDIWAGVQKYQIGGNDSIKSDAELEWLAHELSDWLGIEISKQ
- the tatA gene encoding twin-arginine translocase TatA/TatE family subunit, with the protein product MLFGLGWPEVAIIVIVAVVIFGPKKIPELGSALGKTLRGFKEEIKGSSADNNSDQDQ